Proteins encoded in a region of the Streptomyces sp. NBC_00513 genome:
- a CDS encoding YceI family protein: MGLTARILTRDGWAVSHAVVTVTDMTGTQVVRAEADAEGAVRDTTALAPGAYTVIVTAVGYAPSASSAIVTAGGRTEVGKVVLARQGGTELPPPGPWTIDPAHSSVGAVAQHLGISSVHGRFTEFTGRIEISPDAVSASRVEARIGAASIDTGNDLRDGHLKSPDFLDVETYPELSYRSTGLTPAGSDRWTVHGELTMRGVVRPVDLDLAYLGTGADPWGGTRAAFRATADLHREDFAMNYNQVVRAGIAAIGTTLKVELDIQAVQGESLPQA; the protein is encoded by the coding sequence ATGGGACTGACCGCACGGATCCTCACGCGCGACGGATGGGCCGTGTCGCACGCGGTCGTCACGGTGACCGACATGACGGGCACGCAGGTGGTCCGCGCCGAGGCCGACGCCGAGGGAGCCGTACGCGACACGACCGCGCTCGCGCCGGGGGCGTACACCGTCATAGTCACCGCGGTCGGCTACGCGCCCAGCGCGTCGAGCGCGATCGTCACGGCCGGTGGACGCACCGAGGTCGGCAAGGTCGTCCTCGCCCGTCAGGGAGGTACGGAGCTGCCGCCGCCGGGGCCGTGGACGATCGACCCGGCGCACTCCTCCGTGGGCGCCGTCGCACAGCACCTGGGCATCTCCAGCGTGCACGGGCGGTTCACCGAGTTCACCGGCCGGATCGAGATCTCCCCGGACGCGGTGTCCGCGTCCCGTGTGGAGGCGAGGATCGGCGCCGCTTCCATCGACACGGGCAACGACCTGCGCGACGGCCACCTGAAGTCGCCCGACTTCCTGGACGTGGAGACCTACCCCGAGCTCTCGTACCGCTCGACGGGCCTGACGCCCGCCGGGTCCGACCGTTGGACCGTGCACGGCGAGCTGACCATGCGCGGCGTCGTACGGCCCGTGGACCTGGACCTCGCCTACCTGGGCACCGGCGCCGACCCGTGGGGCGGCACGCGCGCCGCGTTCCGCGCCACCGCGGACCTCCACCGCGAGGACTTCGCGATGAACTACAACCAGGTGGTGCGGGCGGGCATCGCCGCCATCGGGACGACGCTGAAGGTGGAGCTGGACATCCAGGCGGTACAGGGCGAGTCGCTGCCGCAGGCGTAG